One stretch of Niallia sp. XMNu-256 DNA includes these proteins:
- the brxF gene encoding BREX-3 system P-loop-containing protein BrxF, with protein MDFSKLKIEIQEMKSQWHKLLFLCDNRELINSSLSIHNYIKVLNLNLLLSKALLDIPKTKYPMYVEELVRGLFHDPLKIYLLQHIEILFDPALQTHPIRLLENISKQIKIIVVWPGTYENGKLNYAESGYPEYFTCADFEGKVIWN; from the coding sequence ATGGATTTTTCAAAGCTAAAAATTGAAATTCAAGAAATGAAAAGTCAATGGCACAAACTTCTCTTTTTATGCGATAATAGAGAGTTGATTAACTCATCATTAAGCATACATAACTATATAAAAGTATTGAATCTCAATCTATTGCTTAGTAAAGCATTGTTAGACATACCTAAGACGAAATATCCAATGTATGTAGAAGAGTTGGTTCGAGGGTTATTTCATGATCCATTAAAGATTTATCTCCTACAACATATTGAAATTTTATTTGATCCGGCTCTTCAAACACATCCCATTCGATTACTGGAGAATATTAGTAAACAAATTAAAATCATCGTGGTGTGGCCAGGTACATATGAAAATGGGAAATTAAACTATGCTGAAAGTGGCTATCCTGAATACTTTACTTGTGCTGACTTTGAAGGAAAAGTGATCTGGAATTAA